A single region of the Triticum dicoccoides isolate Atlit2015 ecotype Zavitan chromosome 2B, WEW_v2.0, whole genome shotgun sequence genome encodes:
- the LOC119365786 gene encoding probable fucosyltransferase 7, with amino-acid sequence MEGGKASTSTQRQRQSSGGVRPIVLVVVAVSLVGVLFMATRVSPGCRPLLKAVYQQGVGRAGPSVTTADPLLGGLLSPDFDDRSCLSRYRAPLYRQPSLHNLSSHLVARLRRYESLHQLCGPGTPAYSRAVARLREAMDGHASAPAPAAASSNGASSDDPECSYIIWTPVEGLGNRILSTASAFLYALLTDRVLLVHHPADDLNDVFCEPFPGSNTTWVLPEKGFPIQGIKGLNVRTRESLGNALGRGRDPPAPWLYVHLQTDYKPDDRRFFCDDGQDSLRGVRWLVLRSDNYFVPGLFFLPRYEEELARLFPRRDTVFHHLGRYLFHPSNTVWGMATRYYSSYLAPAEERVGVQVREFKYARISADERYKQIISCASRESLLPAVKDATLPSSDSDHHQQQEQEQETKRKAVLVVSLNGDYYDKLSSLYYEHRAAGGHGAVTVSVFQPTHLGMQHSEKRQHNQKALAEIVLLSFSDVVVTSAQSTFGYVSQGLAGLRPWVLMLPADGKVPDPPCRLASTIEPCFMKAPHYDCRTRGHSDNGKLLPYIRQCQDVSYGVQLVE; translated from the exons ATGGAGGGCGGCAAGGCATCCACTTCCACTCAGCGGCAGCGGCAGTCGTCCGGCGGCGTTCGGCCGATTGTGCTAGTAGTGGTCGCGGTGAGCCTGGTTGGCGTGCTGTTCATGGCCACGCGGGTCTCGCCCGGATGCCGTCCACTCTTAAAAGCTG TGTACCAACAAGGAGTAGGCCGTGCCGGCCCCTCCGTGACGACGGCCGATCCGCTCCTCGGCGGCCTCCTCTCGCCGGACTTCGACGACCGCTCCTGCCTCAGCCGCTACCGCGCCCCGCTCTACCGCCAGCCGTCGCTCCACAACCTGTCATCGCACCTCGTCGCGCGCCTCCGACGCTACGAGTCCCTCCACCAGCTCTGCGGGCCTGGCACACCGGCCTACTCGCGCGCCGTCGCCCGCCTGCGCGAGGCCATGGATGGGCATGCGTCAGCGCCAGCACCAGCTGCGGCATCATCCAACGGTGCCAGCTCCGACGACCCCGAGTGCAGCTACATCATCTGGACCCCCGTAGAGGGACTCGGCAACCGCATCCTCTCCACCGCCTCCGCTTTCCTCTACGCGCTGCTCACTGACCGTGTCCTCCTTGTCCACCACCCCGCCGACGACCTCAACGACGTCTTCTGCGAGCCCTTCCCGGGCTCCAACACCACCTGGGTGCTCCCGGAGAAAGGCTTTCCCATCCAGGGCATCAAGGGGCTCAACGTCCGCACCCGGGAGAGCCTCGGCAACGCGCTGGGCCGTGGCAGGGACCCGCCGGCGCCGTGGCTGTACGTGCACCTACAGACCGACTACAAGCCGGACGATCGGCGCTTCTTCTGCGACGACGGACAGGACTCGCTGCGTGGCGTGCGATGGCTCGTGCTCCGCTCCGACAACTACTTCGTGCCGGGCCTCTTCTTCCTCCCGCGGTACGAGGAAGAGCTGGCCCGCCTGTTCCCGCGCCGCGACACCGTGTTCCACCACCTCGGGCGGTACCTGTTCCACCCGAGCAACACGGTGTGGGGCATGGCGACGCGGTACTACAGCTCGTACCTGGCCCCGGCGGAGGAGCGGGTGGGCGTCCAGGTGCGCGAGTTCAAGTATGCGCGCATCTCCGCCGACGAACGCTACAAGCAGATCATCTCGTGCGCGAGCCGCGAGAGCCTCCTGCCCGCCGTCAAGGACGCTACTCTCCCGAGCTCTGACTCTGACCACCACCagcagcaggagcaggagcaggagacgAAACGCAAGGCCGTGCTCGTGGTGTCGCTGAACGGGGACTACTACGACAAGCTCAGCAGCCTGTACTACGAGCACCGCGCGGCGGGAGGGCACGGCGCTGTGACTGTGAGCGTGTTCCAGCCGACGCACCTGGGCATGCAGCACTCGGAGAAGCGGCAGCACAACCAGAAGGCGTTGGCTGAGATAGTGTTGCTCAGCTTTTCGGACGTGGTCGTCACGTCCGCCCAATCCACGTTCGGCTACGTCAGCCAGGGGCTGGCCGGGCTGAGGCCCTGGGTGCTCATGCTCCCCGCCGACGGGAAGGTCCCCGATCCGCCGTGTCGTCTCGCCTCCACCATCGAGCCCTGCTTCATGAAGGCGCCGCACTATGACTGCCGGACCAGGGGACACAGCGACAACGGCAAGCTGCTCCCGTACATCCGGCAGTGCCAGGATGTATCGTATGGCGTTCAGTTGGTGGAGTAA